One window of Corynebacterium sp. P3-F1 genomic DNA carries:
- a CDS encoding pantoate--beta-alanine ligase — translation MSFEPGKAVVVTDAAQLATYGRAFRKTGKRVVLVPLGRGLHAGHIALIRAAKSLLGGVVMVTFCGDEVPEDFAREGVDVVFHGELDTPVRVVPQLDHLEDPTAVAESVTRAIAAINATHATDVVVGEKDFEELVALQQAVSGLRMEVQLHSLPTVRAGGGVAMSLRNVGVPEQDQDAALALSAALTAGAHAAEHGPDVVLETARGVLEAAGIEPDYLALRSLSFSKAPAVGDARLLAAATFGGVRLIDNVGVPLGIGFKNMGEQPEP, via the coding sequence ATGAGTTTCGAACCTGGGAAGGCTGTGGTGGTCACGGATGCCGCGCAGCTGGCCACGTACGGCCGCGCGTTCCGCAAGACCGGCAAGCGGGTGGTGCTCGTGCCGCTGGGGCGCGGGCTGCACGCGGGGCATATTGCGCTGATCCGCGCCGCGAAGTCGCTGCTCGGCGGGGTGGTCATGGTGACGTTTTGCGGCGATGAGGTCCCGGAGGACTTCGCGCGCGAGGGCGTCGATGTCGTCTTCCACGGCGAGCTGGACACCCCGGTTCGCGTCGTGCCGCAGCTGGACCACCTCGAGGACCCCACCGCGGTCGCTGAATCCGTCACGCGCGCGATCGCCGCAATCAACGCCACGCACGCGACTGATGTGGTGGTGGGTGAGAAGGACTTCGAGGAGCTCGTCGCGCTTCAGCAAGCGGTGTCCGGCCTGCGTATGGAGGTTCAGCTCCACAGCCTTCCCACCGTTCGGGCGGGTGGCGGCGTGGCCATGTCGCTGCGTAACGTCGGCGTTCCGGAGCAGGACCAAGACGCCGCCCTTGCTCTGTCGGCCGCCCTTACTGCCGGCGCGCACGCCGCTGAGCACGGCCCTGACGTGGTGCTTGAGACTGCCCGCGGGGTTCTCGAGGCGGCGGGCATCGAGCCCGATTACCTGGCGCTGCGTTCGCTCAGCTTCAGTAAGGCACCGGCGGTTGGCGATGCCCGCCTCCTCGCCGCCGCGACCTTCGGGGGCGTGCGCCTGATCGACAATGTCGGGGTGCCTCTCGGTATCGGTTTCAAGAACATGGGCGAACAGCCCGAGCCTTAA
- a CDS encoding DUF6779 domain-containing protein: MTAENRSRDGGNVWMIVLIALALIATVIMLFSDSAVWLQVALLAALWAAICGFLLVSRARNDRDRVRAELDAREREHQAEIEVLRARNDTDRSALEAARAGEGLPPAVDVEVLREIRAELATLRAQLEDLSGREFGYEPAALQAEARRVKEIEARASRVAPTAESSTTATPSQPQEQPVKPAPHPEPQQAKSTPQPRPQQPEPQAQHQAPSEPARTPQQPQEPQQPGAHPRPEPVTQKNPFDQPRTEQTRPPTPAQPAPNPAQQPQRRASTRWDAPNSTEETSRITPVRDADEDQAINALMKQPQQPKQQEQRQSPAWPQAPKQQRPASEQQARPAEGSMRVHGAPSSDAVAGRVGTHRAPEGRNPLTDLIRERQEELERERAERERQQREAQERQQREARERAERERRQREEEARRAEAAAQEQESRGRRRADENRDGALTVAELLARSKKGQ; encoded by the coding sequence ATGACTGCGGAGAATCGGTCGCGCGACGGCGGCAACGTGTGGATGATCGTCCTGATCGCTCTGGCACTCATCGCCACGGTGATCATGCTGTTCAGCGATTCCGCAGTGTGGCTACAGGTCGCCCTCCTCGCTGCCTTGTGGGCCGCGATATGCGGGTTCCTGTTGGTCAGCCGTGCCCGAAATGATCGTGACCGTGTCCGCGCCGAGCTCGACGCCCGCGAGCGCGAGCACCAAGCCGAGATTGAGGTGCTCCGCGCACGCAATGATACTGACCGCTCCGCCCTCGAAGCAGCCCGCGCCGGCGAGGGCCTGCCCCCGGCCGTCGACGTGGAAGTCCTCCGCGAGATCCGTGCCGAGCTGGCCACCCTCCGCGCACAGCTCGAGGACCTGTCCGGCCGCGAGTTCGGTTACGAGCCCGCCGCTCTTCAGGCCGAGGCCCGCCGCGTCAAGGAGATCGAGGCCCGCGCCAGCCGCGTCGCCCCGACCGCTGAATCCTCCACTACTGCCACGCCGAGCCAGCCCCAGGAGCAGCCCGTTAAACCCGCGCCGCATCCGGAACCGCAGCAGGCGAAGTCGACACCGCAACCGCGCCCCCAGCAGCCCGAGCCGCAAGCACAGCACCAGGCTCCGTCCGAGCCGGCTCGCACCCCGCAGCAACCGCAGGAACCGCAGCAGCCTGGCGCGCACCCGCGCCCGGAGCCGGTCACGCAGAAGAACCCCTTCGACCAGCCGCGCACGGAGCAGACCCGTCCGCCCACACCGGCGCAGCCTGCGCCCAACCCTGCTCAGCAGCCTCAGCGTCGGGCCTCCACCCGGTGGGATGCCCCCAATTCCACGGAGGAAACCTCCCGCATCACCCCAGTGCGCGATGCCGACGAAGACCAGGCGATCAATGCGCTGATGAAGCAGCCGCAGCAGCCGAAACAGCAGGAGCAACGCCAGTCGCCGGCCTGGCCCCAGGCCCCGAAACAGCAACGTCCCGCGTCCGAGCAGCAGGCACGCCCGGCGGAGGGCTCGATGCGTGTGCATGGGGCACCGTCGTCGGACGCTGTCGCCGGTCGCGTGGGAACGCACCGCGCGCCCGAGGGCCGCAACCCGCTGACGGACCTCATCCGCGAGCGCCAGGAAGAGCTCGAGCGTGAGCGAGCCGAGCGCGAGCGTCAGCAGCGTGAGGCACAGGAACGCCAGCAGCGTGAGGCCCGCGAGCGCGCGGAGCGTGAGCGCCGCCAGCGCGAGGAAGAAGCTCGCCGCGCGGAAGCAGCTGCGCAGGAGCAGGAGAGCCGGGGCCGCCGCCGCGCGGACGAGAACCGCGACGGCGCGTTGACTGTCGCCGAGCTGCTCGCGCGCAGCAAGAAAGGCCAGTAG
- a CDS encoding DUF3180 domain-containing protein, producing MNRTNVTALVGAAGFFAAAALILVRRFYGAWQTISVVWSLPLWAVAALCAFLAVMVRRRREEGRVGLDRSQINPMMMANFMVVGKASAWSGAILGGWFLGLAVWVLPRISTLAAAEADLPGVIAGTLGGAALAVAGVVLERSCEVSPPAEGEAAG from the coding sequence ATGAACCGCACCAACGTGACCGCCCTGGTGGGCGCGGCCGGATTCTTCGCGGCCGCCGCCCTGATTCTGGTGCGGCGGTTCTACGGCGCGTGGCAGACAATCTCCGTGGTGTGGTCCTTGCCGTTGTGGGCGGTTGCGGCACTGTGCGCGTTCCTCGCCGTCATGGTGCGCCGCCGGCGCGAGGAAGGCCGTGTGGGGTTGGACCGCTCGCAGATCAACCCGATGATGATGGCTAATTTCATGGTTGTCGGCAAGGCCAGCGCTTGGTCGGGAGCGATCCTCGGCGGCTGGTTCCTCGGCTTGGCGGTGTGGGTGCTGCCGCGGATCAGCACGCTTGCCGCGGCGGAAGCAGACTTGCCCGGTGTTATCGCCGGGACCCTCGGTGGGGCGGCACTGGCCGTTGCTGGTGTGGTTCTTGAACGCTCCTGCGAGGTGTCGCCGCCTGCTGAAGGTGAAGCTGCGGGTTAG
- the folK gene encoding 2-amino-4-hydroxy-6-hydroxymethyldihydropteridine diphosphokinase produces MRAVLSTGSNMEDSRAHLAAVEEEFAADLVAASRVYRTAPWGGVEQADFYNQILIVDVDESPHELLARCQRLEQEAHRVREVRWGPRTLDVDIIALYGDDGEEITVDTPDLTVPHPRAHERAFVLVPWFAVDGEAQLGERDVNKLVTELDDEVTPL; encoded by the coding sequence ATGCGTGCAGTGTTGTCCACAGGGTCGAACATGGAGGATTCCCGGGCGCACCTCGCGGCGGTGGAAGAGGAGTTCGCCGCGGACCTGGTCGCCGCCTCCCGCGTATACCGCACTGCACCGTGGGGCGGGGTGGAGCAGGCGGACTTCTACAACCAGATCCTCATCGTGGACGTGGACGAGTCGCCGCACGAGCTGCTTGCGCGGTGCCAGCGCCTCGAGCAGGAGGCGCACCGTGTCCGGGAGGTGCGGTGGGGGCCGCGGACACTCGACGTGGACATCATCGCCCTCTACGGCGACGACGGGGAAGAGATCACCGTGGACACCCCCGACCTCACCGTCCCGCACCCCCGGGCCCACGAGCGGGCTTTTGTCCTCGTCCCGTGGTTTGCGGTGGATGGGGAAGCACAGTTGGGTGAGCGGGACGTGAATAAGCTTGTAACTGAACTCGACGACGAGGTGACCCCGCTATGA
- the folB gene encoding dihydroneopterin aldolase, protein MADRIQLTGIRVHAGHGVLPHEAEYGQPFIVDITAWLDFADAARDDDLAQTVNYAELAQLAADTVSGTRRQLVETVATEIAEQAMAAFAQVHAVEVTVHKPHAPVGLVLDDVAVTARRSRKHAATAGYAGSAAAPEK, encoded by the coding sequence ATGGCCGACCGCATCCAACTCACCGGCATCCGCGTCCACGCCGGCCACGGTGTCCTGCCGCACGAGGCGGAGTACGGCCAGCCGTTCATCGTGGACATTACCGCCTGGCTCGACTTCGCCGACGCTGCGCGCGACGACGACCTGGCCCAAACCGTCAACTACGCCGAACTGGCCCAGCTCGCCGCCGACACGGTTTCGGGCACGCGCCGCCAGCTCGTGGAGACAGTGGCCACCGAGATCGCCGAGCAGGCCATGGCCGCGTTCGCGCAGGTCCACGCCGTGGAAGTCACCGTGCACAAGCCGCATGCGCCTGTCGGTCTCGTGCTTGACGACGTCGCCGTCACCGCCCGCCGCTCCCGCAAGCATGCCGCCACGGCTGGTTACGCTGGCTCGGCCGCCGCCCCGGAGAAATAG
- the folP gene encoding dihydropteroate synthase, with protein sequence MVTVEDLTAPGRTMVMGIVNVTQDSFSDGGKWLDRDAAIAHAKELVAQGADMIDVGAESTRPGATRVDAGVEAQRVKPVIEALRAEGIRTSVDTMRAATARVAAEAGVDMINDVSGGLADPDMYAVMAETGLPVCLMHWRTVHNAEFGNAAGSADHGGDVVRDVRETLARLTDNAVAAGVEQSQIVLDPGLGFAKTAADNWALLQALPEFIAGDLPVLVGASRKRFLTEIRANRGLEANPSLADPATAAVTAISAHLGAWGVRVHEVDVSRDAVDVAAAWHLGAGYGQA encoded by the coding sequence ATGGTCACCGTCGAAGATTTGACCGCGCCCGGCCGCACGATGGTCATGGGCATTGTCAACGTGACCCAGGACAGTTTTTCCGACGGCGGGAAGTGGCTAGACCGTGACGCGGCCATCGCGCACGCGAAGGAACTGGTGGCGCAAGGCGCGGACATGATCGATGTCGGCGCTGAATCCACCCGGCCCGGTGCCACGCGCGTCGACGCGGGTGTGGAAGCCCAGCGCGTGAAACCCGTGATCGAGGCGCTGCGCGCCGAGGGAATCCGCACGTCCGTAGACACGATGCGCGCGGCCACTGCCCGCGTTGCGGCGGAGGCCGGCGTGGACATGATCAACGACGTCTCCGGCGGGCTCGCGGACCCAGACATGTACGCGGTCATGGCGGAGACCGGTCTGCCGGTGTGCCTGATGCACTGGCGCACGGTGCACAACGCTGAGTTCGGCAACGCGGCCGGCTCCGCGGACCATGGCGGCGACGTCGTGCGCGATGTCCGCGAGACGCTCGCCCGCCTGACGGACAATGCTGTGGCCGCCGGAGTGGAGCAAAGCCAGATCGTGCTCGACCCGGGCCTCGGCTTTGCCAAGACCGCCGCCGACAACTGGGCGCTGCTGCAGGCGTTGCCCGAATTCATCGCCGGTGACCTGCCGGTTCTCGTCGGCGCGTCCCGCAAGCGTTTCCTCACGGAGATCCGGGCGAACCGCGGTCTGGAAGCGAACCCGTCGCTCGCGGACCCCGCCACCGCCGCGGTCACTGCGATCAGTGCGCACCTCGGCGCGTGGGGTGTGCGTGTGCACGAGGTCGACGTCTCCCGTGACGCTGTCGACGTGGCCGCCGCATGGCACCTCGGCGCCGGGTACGGGCAGGCCTAG
- the folE gene encoding GTP cyclohydrolase I FolE, whose protein sequence is MSEDTKVPTTSDVEKNPETGELLETRPHFDRERAEAAVRELLLAVGEDPDREGLQETPARVARAYEEVFAGLHTDPTTVLEKTFAENHEELVLVRDVPIYSTCEHHLVPFYGVAHIGYIPGEDGHVTGLSKLARLADMYAKRPQVQERLTSQIADALVDKLHAQSVIVVIECEHLCMAMRGIRKPGATTTTSAVRGGFKRNAASRAEVLSLIRG, encoded by the coding sequence ATGAGTGAAGACACAAAAGTCCCGACCACGAGTGATGTGGAAAAGAACCCGGAAACCGGCGAACTGTTGGAGACGCGTCCGCACTTCGACCGCGAGCGCGCCGAGGCCGCCGTGCGTGAGCTGCTGCTTGCGGTAGGGGAGGACCCGGACCGTGAGGGCTTGCAAGAAACCCCGGCACGCGTCGCGCGGGCGTACGAGGAAGTCTTCGCCGGGCTGCACACCGACCCGACCACCGTGCTGGAGAAGACATTCGCGGAGAACCACGAGGAGCTCGTGCTCGTGCGCGATGTGCCGATCTACTCCACCTGCGAGCACCACCTCGTGCCGTTCTATGGTGTGGCGCACATCGGGTATATCCCGGGCGAGGACGGCCACGTCACCGGCTTGTCCAAGCTGGCGCGGTTGGCGGATATGTACGCCAAACGGCCGCAGGTGCAGGAGAGGTTGACGAGTCAGATCGCGGATGCGCTCGTCGATAAGCTGCATGCGCAATCGGTGATCGTCGTGATCGAATGCGAGCACCTGTGCATGGCTATGCGCGGCATCCGCAAGCCGGGCGCGACGACGACAACGTCGGCTGTGCGCGGAGGATTCAAACGCAACGCTGCCTCCCGCGCGGAGGTATTGAGCCTGATCAGGGGGTAG
- the ftsH gene encoding ATP-dependent zinc metalloprotease FtsH has protein sequence MNNKTVARYGIIGATLLILLYLVTLIGDDSRNYAEVDTSVALQQLADKNVEEAQIDDREQRVRLTLREPITVEEREGIEDIQAQYPARTTPDIFNAVKGAEADSYTTNVTQESFLLSMLGFMLPMVLIFGLIFFFMSRMQSGGGMFGIGGSRAKKLTKDMPTNTFADVAGADEAVDELQEIKDFLQDPEIYEQLGAKIPRGVLLYGPPGTGKTLLARAVAGEAGVPFYSISGSDFVEMFVGVGASRVRDLFKQARENSPCIIFVDEIDAVGRQRGSGTGGGHDEREQTLNQLLVEMDGFGDREGVILIAATNRPDILDPALLRPGRFDRQIPVTNPDLAGREQILAVHAQGKPLGPDVDLKSLAKRTAGMSGADLANVLNEAALLTARIGGNVITADALEEASDRVIGGPRRSSKVISEKEKKVTAYHEGGHTLSAWALKDIERVYKVTILARGRTGGHAMTAAEDDKGMYNRDELFARLVFAMGGRAAEELVFGEPTTGASADIEQATKIARGMVMEYGMSAALGAVKYGDEDGDPFARAMGGGSLDYSPAVAETIDREVHELIDAAHQRAYSILAENRDYLDTLASKLLEKETLRRGDLEAIFDGIEPQGSGLELVDARFPRQPGREPVKTPVELAEERGEEPPKKFSLLEASQQARARRQALREAELNNRWLPQGNQPAKGQPGPQGDGSTRWQPGSSAPGVQGQPQRTQQTQPRYDGPQPPADWSFTGDGRAPQPQQQTPQPQHQPAHDPGRSPWQHLGQTQYPVQPGQPTPAAAPAPETEIIGFRLPENEQPDHVWDDRAESTNREGDTNGADGSKDSGEQAPSIDAAGVAEPTPREGDAPTEQLPRPDSPATWTEPLVPSEPRHGRPDNE, from the coding sequence ATGAATAACAAAACTGTCGCGCGCTACGGCATCATCGGCGCCACCCTTTTGATTCTGCTGTACCTGGTCACCCTGATCGGGGACGATTCGCGCAATTACGCCGAGGTGGATACTTCGGTGGCCCTGCAACAGCTCGCCGACAAGAACGTCGAGGAAGCGCAGATCGATGACCGCGAGCAGCGGGTCCGTCTGACTCTGCGTGAGCCGATTACCGTCGAGGAGCGCGAGGGGATCGAGGATATCCAGGCGCAGTACCCCGCGCGAACCACCCCGGACATCTTCAATGCGGTGAAGGGCGCGGAGGCGGATTCCTACACCACGAATGTGACGCAGGAGTCCTTCCTGCTGTCCATGCTCGGGTTCATGCTGCCGATGGTGCTGATCTTCGGTCTTATCTTCTTCTTCATGTCCCGCATGCAGTCGGGCGGCGGCATGTTCGGCATCGGCGGTTCGCGCGCGAAGAAGCTGACCAAGGACATGCCAACGAACACCTTCGCGGATGTCGCCGGCGCGGACGAGGCGGTGGATGAGCTGCAGGAGATCAAAGACTTCCTGCAGGATCCGGAGATCTACGAGCAGCTGGGGGCGAAGATTCCGCGCGGCGTGCTGCTCTATGGTCCGCCGGGTACCGGTAAAACGCTGCTCGCCCGCGCCGTCGCAGGTGAGGCGGGCGTGCCGTTCTACTCCATTTCCGGTTCAGACTTCGTGGAAATGTTCGTCGGTGTCGGCGCCTCCCGCGTCCGCGACCTGTTCAAACAGGCCCGCGAGAACAGCCCGTGCATCATCTTCGTCGACGAGATTGACGCGGTGGGCCGCCAGCGCGGCTCCGGCACGGGTGGCGGCCACGACGAGCGCGAGCAGACGCTCAACCAGCTGCTGGTGGAGATGGACGGCTTCGGCGACCGCGAGGGCGTCATCCTCATCGCGGCGACGAATCGCCCGGACATCCTCGATCCGGCGCTGTTGCGTCCGGGCCGTTTCGACCGTCAGATTCCGGTTACCAACCCGGACCTCGCGGGCCGCGAGCAGATCCTGGCCGTCCACGCGCAAGGCAAGCCGCTCGGCCCGGATGTGGACCTGAAGTCCCTGGCCAAGCGCACGGCCGGCATGTCGGGTGCGGATCTGGCCAACGTGCTCAACGAGGCCGCGCTGCTCACCGCCCGCATCGGCGGCAACGTGATCACCGCGGATGCGCTCGAGGAAGCGTCCGACCGCGTGATCGGCGGTCCGCGCCGCTCGTCGAAAGTCATCTCCGAGAAGGAGAAGAAGGTCACCGCCTATCACGAGGGCGGCCACACTCTGTCCGCCTGGGCGCTCAAGGATATCGAGCGCGTGTACAAGGTCACCATCCTCGCTCGCGGGCGCACGGGCGGCCACGCCATGACCGCCGCCGAGGACGACAAGGGCATGTACAACCGCGACGAGCTCTTCGCCCGCCTCGTCTTCGCCATGGGTGGCCGCGCCGCCGAGGAACTCGTCTTCGGCGAGCCGACCACCGGCGCGTCTGCCGACATCGAACAAGCCACCAAGATCGCGCGCGGCATGGTCATGGAATACGGCATGAGCGCCGCGCTCGGTGCAGTCAAGTACGGCGACGAGGACGGCGACCCGTTCGCGCGCGCAATGGGCGGCGGCAGCCTCGACTATTCGCCCGCTGTCGCTGAGACCATCGACCGCGAGGTGCACGAGCTTATCGACGCCGCCCATCAGCGCGCCTACTCCATCCTCGCCGAGAACCGCGACTACCTGGACACTCTCGCCTCCAAGCTGCTGGAGAAGGAGACGCTGCGCCGTGGCGACCTCGAGGCCATCTTCGATGGCATCGAACCGCAGGGTTCGGGCCTCGAGCTTGTCGACGCCCGCTTCCCCCGCCAGCCCGGCCGCGAACCCGTGAAGACCCCGGTGGAGCTGGCCGAGGAACGCGGTGAGGAGCCGCCCAAGAAGTTCTCCCTGCTCGAGGCGTCCCAGCAGGCCCGTGCCCGCCGACAGGCGCTGCGCGAAGCCGAGCTGAACAACCGATGGCTCCCGCAGGGCAACCAGCCCGCGAAGGGTCAGCCGGGTCCCCAGGGCGACGGCTCCACCCGCTGGCAGCCGGGCTCGTCCGCGCCGGGGGTGCAGGGGCAGCCTCAGCGAACCCAGCAGACCCAGCCGCGTTATGACGGACCGCAGCCGCCCGCCGACTGGTCCTTCACCGGTGACGGGCGTGCTCCCCAGCCGCAGCAGCAGACGCCGCAGCCACAGCACCAGCCCGCCCACGATCCCGGGCGAAGCCCGTGGCAGCACCTCGGGCAAACGCAGTACCCGGTTCAGCCGGGCCAGCCGACCCCGGCAGCCGCGCCGGCACCGGAGACTGAGATCATCGGCTTCCGCCTGCCGGAAAATGAGCAGCCAGACCACGTCTGGGACGACCGCGCCGAGAGCACGAACCGCGAAGGCGACACGAACGGGGCAGACGGCTCAAAGGACTCGGGAGAGCAAGCGCCGAGCATCGACGCGGCCGGTGTCGCGGAACCGACACCCCGCGAGGGCGACGCACCAACGGAGCAGCTGCCGCGCCCGGATTCGCCGGCAACGTGGACTGAACCGTTAGTGCCGTCCGAACCGCGACACGGGAGACCCGACAATGAGTGA
- the hpt gene encoding hypoxanthine phosphoribosyltransferase, which translates to MADGTRLSESKNFDVPAHRYGDDVEAILIPEDELKERIQEMADKVSELYRDAEDDLVLVCVLKGAVYFLTDFARALSIPSEVEFMAVSSYGNSTTSSGVVRIMKDLDKEISGRDVLVVEDIIDSGLTLSWLLKNLSGRQPKSLNVITLLRKPEVQTAKIDLLDVGFDIPNEFVIGYGLDYAERYRDLPYVGTLHPRVYSETGEEPVPSRNEGPESVEI; encoded by the coding sequence ATGGCTGATGGAACGAGGCTGAGCGAAAGCAAAAATTTCGATGTCCCGGCGCACCGCTACGGCGATGACGTCGAAGCGATCCTCATCCCGGAGGATGAGCTGAAAGAGCGCATCCAGGAGATGGCGGACAAGGTCTCCGAGCTCTACCGCGATGCGGAAGACGACCTCGTCTTGGTGTGCGTGCTCAAGGGCGCGGTGTACTTCCTCACCGATTTCGCTCGTGCTCTGTCCATCCCGTCCGAGGTGGAGTTCATGGCCGTGTCCAGCTACGGCAACTCGACGACCAGCTCGGGCGTCGTGCGTATCATGAAGGATCTGGACAAGGAGATTTCCGGCCGCGATGTGCTCGTGGTGGAGGACATTATCGATTCGGGCCTGACGCTGTCCTGGCTGCTGAAGAACCTGTCGGGCCGCCAGCCGAAGAGCCTCAACGTGATCACCCTGCTGCGTAAGCCGGAGGTGCAGACGGCGAAAATCGACCTGCTCGACGTGGGCTTCGACATCCCCAACGAGTTCGTCATCGGCTACGGCCTCGACTATGCCGAGCGCTACCGCGACCTGCCGTATGTGGGCACCTTGCACCCGCGCGTGTACTCCGAAACCGGGGAGGAGCCGGTGCCGTCGCGGAACGAGGGCCCGGAGAGCGTCGAGATCTAG
- the tilS gene encoding tRNA lysidine(34) synthetase TilS, giving the protein MPQTPFWPRQSPHFLACRRAVRPFPRPALIGLSGGPDSLALVAAAAAEGKDVRAVVVDHGLQPGSADVAARAAAQSERFGVPADVVRVTVDTAPGESLEAAARTARYAAIAGAAAQDGREIWVAHTLDDQAETLLLGALRGNPAGMAPVSSFETGAHAFRLSRPFLGIRRADTVGACNELGLEPWHDPMNDDRAYRRVAVRHDIIPALSNLIGGDAVPALARTAERIAADQALLAARTDLSPTDDCDALAADPSPVRQRRILAWLRKEGVRVAGEPLTASSAQLTDIERLCRHWHGQGPVTIGGGFSVARAGGTLKLTSAS; this is encoded by the coding sequence ATGCCGCAGACTCCGTTCTGGCCGCGCCAATCGCCGCACTTTCTCGCTTGCCGACGCGCCGTCCGCCCCTTTCCTCGCCCCGCCCTTATCGGGCTCTCCGGCGGCCCCGACTCCTTGGCCCTGGTTGCTGCCGCAGCCGCCGAAGGCAAGGATGTCCGTGCTGTAGTGGTGGACCACGGTCTGCAACCCGGTTCCGCCGATGTGGCCGCCCGCGCCGCCGCCCAGTCGGAGAGGTTCGGTGTCCCCGCCGATGTTGTCCGCGTGACCGTCGATACCGCGCCGGGGGAGAGCCTCGAAGCTGCCGCCCGCACCGCGCGGTACGCCGCCATCGCCGGCGCCGCCGCCCAAGACGGCCGCGAGATCTGGGTCGCCCACACCCTCGACGACCAAGCGGAGACCCTGCTGCTCGGAGCCCTGCGCGGCAACCCGGCGGGCATGGCGCCCGTGTCCTCATTTGAGACCGGTGCCCACGCGTTCCGCCTCTCCCGCCCGTTCCTGGGTATCCGCCGCGCAGACACCGTCGGCGCATGCAATGAGCTGGGGTTGGAGCCGTGGCACGACCCGATGAATGATGACCGCGCGTACCGGCGCGTCGCCGTCCGCCACGACATCATTCCCGCCCTGAGCAACCTCATTGGCGGGGATGCGGTGCCGGCACTCGCGCGGACAGCGGAGCGGATCGCGGCGGACCAGGCACTCCTTGCAGCACGTACGGATCTCAGTCCCACAGACGACTGCGATGCCCTTGCCGCGGACCCCTCGCCCGTCCGGCAGCGTCGCATCCTCGCGTGGCTGCGTAAGGAGGGGGTGCGTGTGGCCGGGGAGCCGCTGACAGCAAGCAGCGCCCAGCTCACCGACATCGAGCGCCTGTGCAGGCACTGGCATGGTCAAGGGCCGGTCACGATTGGTGGCGGTTTCAGCGTCGCTCGAGCCGGCGGAACTCTCAAGCTCACCAGCGCGTCTTAG
- the dacB gene encoding D-alanyl-D-alanine carboxypeptidase/D-alanyl-D-alanine-endopeptidase: MKRVWPWVVGAAAVFAVGGAVGTGVWVQQELRDLNHAPAYSMAEPEAFPVEPASAEPVDEAKLRAELSAQAANPQLGTLHVRVSNGTTGATVFEQDSNDPLQPASSTKVLTAAAALYTLEPDATITTDVVRAGDAVTIKAAGDVWLTPAKLDNLAAKIDTASAVFIDTSAWPEETVMPGWDLQDIDGGFVAPMEPAMIHGARLGGEESGDVPRSHTPARDVAQALADRVGAQTVGFGPAPADGQVVASVESPPLSQRLPEMMKHSDNVMAEAIGREVARARGGTSPQATLDTLTEHGFDIAGVTLADSSGLSRFDLIPPRLLDDVMLRATSTDELRELLPALAIAGGDGTLYERYSDLPGKGWVRAKTGTLTGTSALVGTVTSEVGNVYTFAMISNGSDILTARRLMDEFASTLRRY; the protein is encoded by the coding sequence ATGAAACGAGTGTGGCCGTGGGTCGTGGGCGCTGCAGCGGTGTTTGCTGTCGGTGGGGCAGTGGGCACCGGCGTGTGGGTGCAGCAGGAGCTGCGTGATCTCAACCATGCGCCGGCGTATTCGATGGCGGAGCCGGAGGCGTTTCCGGTTGAGCCGGCGTCGGCGGAGCCCGTCGATGAAGCGAAGTTGCGCGCGGAGCTGTCGGCGCAGGCGGCTAACCCGCAGTTGGGCACACTGCACGTGCGGGTGAGCAACGGCACGACGGGAGCCACGGTCTTTGAGCAGGACTCCAATGACCCGCTGCAACCGGCGAGCTCCACGAAGGTGCTCACCGCGGCGGCTGCGCTGTACACGCTTGAACCGGACGCGACGATCACAACGGATGTTGTGCGCGCAGGTGACGCGGTGACCATCAAAGCTGCAGGTGACGTGTGGTTGACGCCTGCAAAACTCGATAATCTCGCCGCAAAGATCGATACCGCTTCCGCCGTGTTCATCGACACGTCAGCCTGGCCCGAAGAAACGGTGATGCCGGGTTGGGACCTGCAGGACATCGACGGCGGCTTCGTCGCCCCGATGGAGCCCGCGATGATTCACGGTGCGCGCCTCGGCGGCGAGGAAAGCGGCGACGTGCCGCGTTCCCATACGCCAGCGCGGGATGTGGCTCAGGCGCTCGCGGACCGTGTGGGTGCGCAGACTGTCGGTTTCGGTCCCGCGCCCGCCGACGGCCAGGTGGTGGCTAGCGTGGAGTCCCCGCCGCTCTCGCAGCGTCTGCCGGAAATGATGAAGCACTCCGACAACGTCATGGCGGAAGCGATCGGCCGGGAGGTCGCCCGCGCACGCGGGGGAACATCGCCGCAGGCCACGCTGGATACGCTGACCGAGCACGGTTTCGACATCGCCGGCGTGACGTTGGCGGACAGCAGCGGCCTGTCGCGCTTCGACCTCATCCCGCCGCGCTTGCTTGACGATGTCATGCTCCGCGCCACCTCCACCGACGAGCTCCGCGAACTGCTCCCAGCTCTCGCTATCGCCGGCGGCGACGGCACGCTCTACGAGCGCTACAGCGACCTCCCCGGCAAGGGCTGGGTCCGTGCCAAGACAGGCACGCTGACGGGCACATCCGCGCTCGTGGGCACCGTCACGTCCGAAGTTGGTAACGTGTACACGTTCGCGATGATCAGCAACGGCAGCGACATCCTCACCGCACGCCGCCTCATGGACGAATTCGCGTCCACGCTCCGCCGGTACTAG